Proteins encoded within one genomic window of Amorphoplanes friuliensis DSM 7358:
- a CDS encoding DNA polymerase domain-containing protein, protein MPITDPLTPVEAGELDSLGAGGSWTVFGRQLRVTNLDKVLFPGRDDRPPVTKRDFLRYTARIAPTLTPYLAGRPLNLHRYPNGAQTKGFWHKELPAHAPAWLSRWDNPEADPGETRTYLVADEPAALVWAANFGALEWHPWTSRAEAPHRPTYALVDLDPGPATGWEDVLTLARLHRTAFEHLGVTARAKVTGRRGIQIWVPIVNGPGFEETRAWVQELSRTVGAVVPELVSWKWQKSDRGGLARLDYTQNAINRTLVAPYSPRPAPGAPVSAPIGWDELDDSALRPDGFTIDDVLERLAERGDLFHAVLDRPQVLPPLT, encoded by the coding sequence ATGCCGATCACGGATCCGCTCACGCCGGTGGAGGCCGGTGAGCTGGACTCGCTGGGCGCCGGCGGCTCCTGGACGGTCTTCGGCCGGCAGCTGCGGGTCACCAATCTCGACAAGGTGCTCTTCCCGGGCCGCGACGACCGCCCGCCGGTCACCAAGCGCGACTTCCTGCGCTACACCGCCCGGATCGCACCGACCCTGACGCCCTATCTGGCCGGGCGCCCGCTGAACCTGCACCGGTACCCGAACGGCGCGCAGACCAAGGGGTTCTGGCACAAGGAGCTGCCCGCTCACGCGCCCGCCTGGTTGTCACGCTGGGACAATCCCGAGGCGGATCCGGGCGAGACACGGACCTACCTGGTGGCCGACGAGCCGGCCGCCCTGGTCTGGGCGGCGAACTTCGGGGCGCTGGAGTGGCACCCGTGGACCTCCCGCGCGGAGGCTCCGCACCGGCCGACGTACGCCCTGGTCGACCTGGATCCCGGTCCCGCCACCGGGTGGGAGGACGTGCTGACCCTGGCCCGGCTGCACCGTACGGCGTTCGAGCACCTCGGGGTCACCGCCCGGGCCAAGGTCACCGGGCGCCGCGGCATCCAGATCTGGGTGCCCATCGTCAACGGCCCGGGTTTCGAGGAGACCAGGGCCTGGGTCCAGGAGCTGTCGCGGACGGTCGGTGCGGTCGTACCGGAACTCGTGAGCTGGAAGTGGCAGAAGAGTGACCGGGGCGGTCTGGCCCGGCTGGACTACACGCAGAACGCGATCAACCGGACGCTGGTCGCGCCCTACAGCCCCCGCCCGGCGCCGGGCGCACCGGTGTCCGCCCCGATCGGCTGGGACGAGCTGGACGATTCCGCCCTGCGCCCGGACGGGTTCACGATCGACGACGTCCTGGAGCGCCTGGCGGAACGCGGTGACCTGTTCCACGCCGTCCTGGACCGTCCGCAGGTCCTGCCACCCCTCACCTGA
- a CDS encoding ABC transporter permease yields the protein MTVRVLHDRGFTVGAAIALVMVTVAVAAPLLTAWEGQDATTFHNDLLDSARGGVPLGSFSGVSADHWLGVEPGTGRDLFARVVHGARVSLGVAVSATVLQVLIGVGVGVAAGLGGRHLDAVLSRVVDLVLAFPSLVLAIALLAIVPPSWPRPALLAVVIAVLGWGGTARITRGETLSLRTRDYVAAARLSGAGPLRVARREILPGLAAPVLTYAALLLPTNMIVEAGLSFLGVGVRPPTPSWGQMLSTATTWFRADPFYVFVPGGLLFVTLLAFVLVANGLRRVLDPRQSEVLR from the coding sequence GTGACGGTCCGCGTCCTGCACGACCGCGGGTTCACCGTGGGTGCGGCCATCGCCCTGGTCATGGTGACCGTGGCGGTGGCTGCGCCGCTGCTCACCGCGTGGGAGGGCCAGGACGCGACGACCTTCCACAACGACCTGCTCGACTCCGCCCGCGGCGGTGTCCCGCTCGGCTCCTTCTCCGGGGTCAGTGCCGACCACTGGCTCGGCGTCGAGCCGGGCACCGGCCGCGACCTGTTCGCCCGCGTCGTTCACGGCGCCCGTGTGTCCCTCGGTGTGGCCGTGTCGGCGACCGTGCTGCAGGTGCTCATCGGTGTCGGCGTGGGTGTCGCGGCCGGGCTCGGCGGACGTCACCTCGACGCCGTGCTGAGCCGGGTCGTCGACCTGGTGCTGGCCTTCCCGAGCCTGGTCCTCGCGATCGCCCTGCTGGCCATCGTGCCGCCGTCGTGGCCGCGGCCGGCCCTGCTCGCCGTGGTCATCGCGGTCCTGGGCTGGGGCGGCACGGCTCGCATCACCCGGGGCGAGACCCTGTCGCTGCGGACCCGTGACTACGTCGCCGCGGCCCGGCTCTCCGGCGCCGGCCCCCTGCGGGTCGCCCGCCGCGAGATCCTTCCCGGTCTCGCCGCGCCGGTCCTCACGTACGCCGCCCTGCTGCTGCCGACCAACATGATCGTCGAGGCCGGGCTGTCGTTCCTCGGTGTCGGCGTACGCCCACCCACACCGTCCTGGGGTCAGATGCTGTCCACCGCCACCACCTGGTTCCGCGCCGACCCGTTCTACGTCTTCGTCCCCGGTGGTCTCCTCTTCGTCACCCTGCTGGCCTTCGTGCTCGTGGCCAACGGCCTGCGCCGGGTCCTCGACCCGCGGCAGTCCGAGGTACTGCGATGA
- a CDS encoding DUF6098 family protein produces MRHFVSEKLPTLAGLDDLTDLVTKSAEEDQLFVRWSAGPDADLRRDGTSRDSLTGVPLPGLSANPLAVEPWWGDRSPRLWVARRLYDYRHLRYLRGPEVRPWVLVGEQCGRGPDNEPLVRVRRPVAWIAEAALIEGEQLIEAQHSAECGPLDRRSAR; encoded by the coding sequence ATGCGGCACTTCGTGTCCGAGAAACTCCCCACTCTCGCCGGCCTGGACGACCTCACCGACCTCGTCACCAAGTCCGCGGAGGAAGACCAGCTCTTCGTCCGGTGGTCCGCCGGCCCCGACGCCGATCTGCGACGGGACGGGACCAGCCGTGACTCGCTCACCGGCGTACCGCTGCCCGGACTGTCGGCCAACCCGCTGGCCGTCGAACCGTGGTGGGGTGACCGCTCCCCGCGCCTCTGGGTCGCCCGGCGCCTGTACGACTACCGCCACCTGCGGTACCTCCGCGGGCCCGAGGTCCGGCCGTGGGTGCTCGTGGGTGAGCAGTGCGGTCGCGGCCCGGACAACGAGCCACTGGTCCGGGTACGCCGGCCGGTCGCGTGGATCGCCGAGGCCGCCCTGATCGAGGGAGAGCAGTTGATCGAGGCCCAGCACTCGGCCGAATGCGGACCGCTGGACCGGCGGAGTGCCCGATGA
- a CDS encoding TetR family transcriptional regulator, translating into MGRWQPDARGRLEKAAMELYGERGFDQTTVAEIAERAGLTERTFFRHFADKREVLFAGSEHMKQFLETTLAELPAGLSPIDATGEAFAAAGALMQQRRDLSLQRQQIIIANPDLQERELIKLAAWTVALTRVLRERGVADPAAGLAAQAGTAVFRTAFEAWITEPGDADLPQLVRQSLEQLKDVTAGR; encoded by the coding sequence ATGGGGAGATGGCAGCCGGACGCGCGCGGCCGCCTGGAGAAGGCGGCCATGGAGCTCTACGGCGAGCGCGGGTTCGATCAGACGACCGTCGCCGAGATCGCCGAGCGGGCGGGGCTGACCGAGCGCACGTTCTTCCGGCACTTCGCCGACAAACGTGAGGTGCTCTTCGCGGGCTCGGAGCACATGAAGCAGTTCCTCGAGACCACGCTGGCCGAGCTCCCGGCCGGCCTGTCACCGATCGACGCGACCGGCGAGGCCTTCGCAGCAGCGGGCGCGCTCATGCAGCAGCGCCGCGACCTGTCCCTGCAGCGTCAGCAGATCATCATCGCCAACCCCGATCTGCAGGAGCGCGAGCTCATCAAGCTCGCCGCGTGGACCGTCGCCCTCACCCGCGTCCTGCGCGAGCGCGGCGTCGCGGATCCCGCCGCGGGCCTGGCCGCCCAGGCCGGGACGGCCGTCTTCCGGACCGCGTTCGAGGCCTGGATCACCGAGCCCGGCGACGCCGACCTGCCGCAGCTGGTCCGGCAGTCCCTCGAACAGCTGAAGGACGTGACCGCGGGCCGCTGA
- a CDS encoding ABC transporter permease: MIGYLARRLGGAALVLFGLSAIVYALFYLAPQDPAVLTCGKGCTPERLADVRAAMGLDEPPLTQYAHFLQGLVAGRDYPAGPDVRHCPAPCLGYSFETDQPVTALLADRLPVSASLAIGAEVLSLTVGIGAGLLSGLRRWHILDKLVNGLVLAGFAVPVFLVGILLLLLFCVYLQWLPFPTYVPFTTDPLAWAQNLLLPWTALAVIQAATYARLTRAGVQETLAEDHVRTARAYGFTERRIVWRRALRGALVPLVTITAIDLAAIMSSAVLTETMFGLPGVGQLLVGAVNQIDLPVVVGVTLLTGCLVVAGNAVADLLHAAIDPRVQLR, from the coding sequence ATGATCGGCTACCTGGCCCGGCGGCTCGGCGGCGCCGCACTGGTCCTCTTCGGACTGTCGGCGATCGTCTACGCGCTGTTCTACCTCGCACCGCAGGACCCGGCTGTGCTGACGTGCGGCAAGGGCTGCACGCCCGAGCGGCTCGCGGACGTGCGCGCGGCGATGGGCCTCGACGAGCCGCCACTCACGCAGTACGCCCACTTCCTGCAGGGCCTGGTCGCCGGTCGTGACTATCCCGCGGGACCCGACGTGCGGCACTGCCCGGCGCCCTGCCTCGGCTACTCGTTCGAGACCGACCAGCCGGTGACGGCCCTGCTCGCCGACCGCCTGCCGGTCTCCGCCTCGCTGGCGATCGGCGCCGAGGTGCTTTCGCTGACGGTGGGCATCGGCGCCGGCCTGCTCTCGGGCCTGCGGCGCTGGCACATCCTCGACAAGCTGGTCAACGGCCTGGTCCTCGCGGGTTTTGCCGTGCCGGTGTTCCTGGTCGGCATCCTGTTGCTGCTGCTCTTCTGCGTCTATCTGCAGTGGCTGCCGTTCCCGACCTACGTCCCGTTCACCACGGATCCGCTGGCCTGGGCCCAAAATCTGCTGCTGCCCTGGACCGCGCTCGCCGTGATCCAGGCGGCCACCTACGCCCGGCTCACCCGGGCCGGCGTGCAGGAGACCCTGGCCGAGGACCACGTCCGGACCGCGCGGGCGTACGGCTTCACCGAGCGCCGCATCGTCTGGCGCCGAGCCCTGCGGGGTGCCCTCGTGCCGCTGGTCACCATCACCGCGATCGACCTCGCCGCCATCATGAGCAGCGCGGTGCTGACCGAGACCATGTTCGGGCTGCCCGGCGTCGGTCAGCTGCTGGTCGGCGCGGTCAACCAGATCGACCTACCGGTGGTCGTCGGGGTGACCTTGCTGACCGGCTGCCTCGTGGTCGCCGGCAACGCCGTGGCCGACCTGCTCCACGCCGCGATCGACCCGCGGGTGCAGCTGCGATGA
- a CDS encoding ABC transporter substrate-binding protein has product MRRTLPVTLTATLLAGALAACQSDQGSSSAAFDPATCQGGTLSVLNQGGITHLDPARLYTSGGGNIPSLLFRTLTTRNRLPGEAGTKPAPDLATDLGTPSDGAKTWTYHLRDGIFFEDGTPITAADVKYGIERSFAPELPGGAPYLRDWLVDAADYQGPYKQPDGLKSIETPDDRTIVFKLRKPEGDFPFLATATQFAPVPKAKDKGADYENHPLSSGPYMVASYEKKKTLQLVRNPHWKRETDTLRYACPDKIDVTAGLDAAVINQRITTGAGADANAVTTDAVVGPEQLAQLGTGSELDKRVARGEFPSTIYLAFNTKKKPFDDLEIRQALSYAINRTSVVNALGGSAVAGPSTTFLPPQAALGHQPYDFFPAGETGDPAKAKELLGGPLSIELAHENDDANGLGPKVAAAVQDAFKQAGVTVTLTAIDSATYRDVTGKPSTQPGLSLQSWGADWPSGGPFLIPIFDGRQIITGGGNFNLAQYDDPAVNTEIDAINALTDPAAAAKRWGALDAKLGELALVVPLTHEKDVYLYGKNVRNAVPDGWRGTYDLARVSVK; this is encoded by the coding sequence ATGCGCAGAACCCTGCCTGTCACGCTCACGGCGACGCTGCTGGCCGGTGCTCTCGCCGCTTGTCAGAGTGACCAGGGGTCGTCCTCGGCGGCCTTCGACCCGGCCACCTGCCAGGGCGGCACACTCTCGGTGCTCAACCAGGGTGGCATCACCCATCTCGACCCGGCGCGGCTCTACACCTCCGGCGGCGGCAACATCCCGTCGCTGCTCTTCCGCACGCTGACCACCCGCAACCGCCTGCCGGGCGAGGCCGGCACCAAGCCCGCCCCGGACCTCGCCACCGACCTCGGTACGCCGTCCGACGGTGCCAAGACGTGGACCTACCACCTGCGGGACGGCATCTTCTTCGAGGACGGGACGCCGATCACCGCCGCCGACGTGAAGTACGGCATCGAGCGGTCCTTCGCACCCGAGCTGCCCGGCGGGGCGCCGTACCTGCGGGACTGGCTGGTCGATGCGGCCGATTACCAGGGGCCGTACAAGCAGCCGGACGGTCTGAAATCCATCGAGACGCCGGACGACAGGACGATCGTCTTCAAGCTGCGCAAGCCCGAGGGTGACTTCCCGTTCCTGGCCACGGCCACCCAGTTCGCGCCGGTGCCCAAGGCCAAGGACAAGGGCGCCGACTACGAGAACCACCCGCTCTCCAGCGGGCCGTACATGGTGGCGTCGTACGAGAAGAAGAAGACCCTGCAGCTCGTCCGCAATCCGCACTGGAAGCGCGAGACCGACACCCTGCGGTACGCCTGCCCCGACAAGATCGACGTAACCGCCGGGCTGGACGCCGCGGTCATCAACCAGCGGATCACCACCGGCGCCGGTGCGGACGCGAACGCCGTCACCACCGATGCGGTGGTCGGCCCCGAGCAGCTCGCCCAGCTCGGCACGGGCTCCGAGCTGGACAAACGTGTGGCCCGCGGCGAGTTCCCGTCGACGATCTACCTGGCCTTCAACACCAAAAAGAAGCCCTTCGACGACCTCGAGATCAGGCAGGCCCTCTCGTACGCGATCAATCGCACCTCCGTCGTCAACGCCCTCGGTGGCAGCGCGGTCGCGGGACCCTCGACCACGTTCCTGCCCCCGCAGGCGGCGCTCGGGCACCAGCCGTACGACTTCTTCCCGGCCGGGGAGACCGGCGATCCGGCCAAGGCCAAGGAGCTGCTGGGTGGTCCGCTGAGCATCGAGCTGGCCCACGAGAACGACGACGCCAACGGTCTCGGCCCGAAGGTCGCCGCCGCCGTGCAGGACGCGTTCAAGCAGGCCGGTGTCACGGTGACGCTGACCGCGATCGACAGCGCGACCTACCGCGACGTCACCGGCAAACCGTCCACCCAGCCGGGTCTGTCGCTGCAGAGCTGGGGCGCCGACTGGCCGTCCGGTGGTCCGTTCCTGATCCCGATCTTCGACGGGCGCCAGATCATCACCGGCGGTGGCAACTTCAACCTCGCGCAGTACGACGACCCGGCGGTCAACACCGAGATCGACGCGATCAACGCCCTGACCGACCCCGCCGCGGCCGCGAAGCGCTGGGGTGCGCTCGACGCCAAGCTCGGCGAGCTCGCCCTGGTCGTCCCGCTCACCCACGAGAAGGACGTCTACCTGTACGGCAAGAACGTCAGGAACGCGGTGCCGGACGGCTGGCGCGGCACGTACGACCTGGCGCGGGTCTCCGTCAAGTGA
- a CDS encoding SDR family oxidoreductase has translation MHVFVTGASGWIGSATVPELIGAGHRVTGLARSEASAAALTAAGAEVVRGTLDDLDVLRDTASATDGVVHLAFKHDIAFSGGFAQAADADRLAIEAFGAALTGSGKPFLIASGTIGVATGRVATEQDGLDAGNPNPRLTNALLTLALAGRDVRASVVRLPPTVHGDGDHGFMATLVGIARAKGVAGYPGDGTSRWPAVHRSDAARLLRLALEQAPAGSVLHATAEEGVQQRDIANVIGRHLGVPVEAVTADDHFSWLSALVGIDSPVSSTATRELLGWQPTGPTLLEDLEQGHYFK, from the coding sequence ATGCACGTGTTTGTCACCGGCGCGTCCGGCTGGATCGGCTCGGCCACGGTTCCCGAACTGATCGGCGCGGGCCACCGGGTCACCGGGCTCGCCCGCTCGGAGGCCTCGGCCGCCGCCCTCACCGCGGCCGGCGCCGAGGTCGTCCGGGGCACCCTCGACGACCTCGACGTCCTGCGGGACACGGCGTCCGCCACCGACGGTGTCGTCCACCTCGCGTTCAAGCACGACATCGCCTTCTCCGGCGGCTTCGCGCAGGCCGCCGACGCCGACCGCCTGGCCATCGAGGCGTTCGGCGCGGCCCTGACCGGGTCCGGAAAGCCGTTCCTCATCGCGTCCGGCACCATCGGGGTGGCCACGGGACGCGTCGCGACCGAGCAGGACGGCCTCGACGCCGGCAACCCCAACCCCCGGCTCACCAACGCCCTGCTCACCCTGGCTCTGGCCGGCCGGGACGTCCGCGCCTCCGTGGTGCGGCTCCCCCCGACCGTGCACGGCGACGGCGACCACGGCTTCATGGCGACCCTGGTCGGGATCGCGCGCGCCAAGGGTGTTGCCGGTTATCCCGGCGACGGCACCAGCCGCTGGCCGGCGGTCCACCGCTCCGACGCCGCCCGCCTCCTGCGCCTCGCGCTGGAACAGGCCCCGGCCGGTTCGGTCCTGCACGCGACCGCCGAGGAAGGCGTCCAGCAGCGCGACATCGCGAATGTCATCGGCCGCCACCTGGGCGTGCCCGTCGAGGCCGTCACCGCCGACGACCACTTCTCGTGGCTGTCCGCCCTCGTCGGCATCGACAGCCCGGTCTCGAGCACCGCGACCCGGGAGCTGCTCGGCTGGCAGCCCACCGGACCGACCCTGCTCGAGGACCTCGAGCAGGGTCACTACTTCAAGTAG
- a CDS encoding dipeptide ABC transporter ATP-binding protein → MSILTVDDLHITFGATTAVDGLSFEVPSGGAVGIVGESGSGKSATALALLGLHGDAKVSGRILFDGTDLTTAPDAHLRRIRGAGIAMVFQEPLSALSPFHTIGDQIAEVYRLHTGATRRAARERAVEVLRQVHIPDPARRADAYPHQFSGGMRQRALIAMALACRPKLIVADEPTTALDVTVQAQILDLLDEVRTTTGTALLLISHDLGVVAGSADEVVVMRRGVAVEHGPVESVLVSPAAEYTRALLDAVPRLDAEPPVRPAAGEPLLRLDDVHKHFPGPRRRSLRRPEPVHAVDGISFDVRRGETLGVVGESGTGKTTLGRMMVGLIPPTRGRITFDGTDVARRRGRSVQMVFQDPLSSLNPRRTIGDSIADPLRLQRAGSERDIRRTVEDLLTRVGLAAGEYDRYPHQLSGGMRQRAGIARALAPRPRLIVCDEPVSSLDVTTQAQVLALLAEVREEYDLTLVFISHDLAVVRRIADRVAVLQAGAVAELGTVAQVYEQPAHAYTKELLAAVPVADPAEARRRRALRRETAYLK, encoded by the coding sequence ATGAGCATCCTGACGGTCGACGACCTGCACATCACCTTCGGCGCGACGACCGCCGTCGACGGGCTCTCCTTCGAGGTCCCGTCCGGCGGCGCGGTCGGCATCGTCGGCGAGTCCGGCTCGGGCAAGAGCGCCACCGCTCTGGCCCTGCTCGGCCTGCACGGCGACGCGAAGGTCTCGGGCCGGATCCTCTTCGACGGCACCGACCTGACCACCGCGCCGGACGCCCACCTGCGCCGGATCCGCGGCGCGGGCATCGCCATGGTGTTCCAGGAGCCGCTGTCCGCGCTCAGCCCCTTTCACACCATCGGTGACCAGATCGCCGAGGTGTACCGCCTGCACACCGGTGCGACCCGGCGGGCGGCGCGGGAGCGGGCGGTCGAGGTGCTGCGCCAGGTGCACATCCCGGACCCGGCGAGGCGGGCGGACGCCTATCCGCACCAGTTCTCCGGCGGCATGCGGCAGCGGGCGCTCATCGCGATGGCCCTGGCCTGCCGGCCGAAACTCATCGTCGCCGACGAGCCGACCACCGCTCTCGACGTGACCGTGCAGGCCCAGATCCTCGACCTCCTCGACGAGGTACGCACCACCACCGGCACCGCGCTGCTGCTGATCAGCCACGACCTCGGTGTGGTCGCGGGTTCCGCCGACGAGGTTGTCGTCATGCGGCGCGGTGTCGCCGTCGAGCACGGCCCGGTCGAGTCCGTGCTGGTCAGCCCGGCCGCGGAGTACACAAGAGCGCTGCTGGACGCGGTCCCGCGCCTCGACGCGGAACCGCCCGTCCGGCCGGCAGCGGGTGAACCGCTGCTGCGCCTCGACGACGTCCACAAACACTTCCCCGGGCCCCGGCGCCGGTCGCTGCGACGGCCGGAACCGGTCCACGCCGTCGACGGCATCAGCTTCGACGTGCGCCGCGGCGAGACGCTCGGTGTCGTGGGGGAGAGCGGCACCGGCAAGACCACCCTCGGCCGGATGATGGTCGGCCTGATCCCGCCGACCCGCGGCCGCATCACCTTCGACGGCACCGACGTGGCCCGCCGTCGCGGCCGCTCGGTGCAGATGGTCTTCCAGGACCCGCTGTCGTCGTTGAACCCGCGCCGGACGATCGGCGACAGCATCGCCGACCCGCTGCGGCTGCAACGCGCCGGCTCGGAACGCGACATCCGCCGGACCGTCGAGGACCTGCTGACCCGGGTGGGTCTGGCCGCCGGCGAGTACGACCGTTACCCCCACCAGCTCTCCGGCGGCATGCGGCAACGGGCCGGCATCGCCCGGGCCCTGGCACCGCGCCCCCGGCTCATCGTCTGCGACGAGCCGGTGTCCTCGCTGGACGTCACGACACAGGCGCAGGTCCTGGCCCTGCTCGCCGAGGTCCGCGAGGAGTACGACCTGACGCTGGTCTTCATCTCGCACGACCTGGCCGTCGTGCGCCGGATCGCCGACCGCGTCGCGGTGCTGCAAGCGGGTGCCGTGGCCGAGCTCGGCACCGTGGCACAGGTCTACGAACAGCCTGCGCACGCGTACACGAAGGAGTTGCTCGCGGCCGTGCCGGTCGCCGACCCGGCGGAGGCGCGCCGCCGCCGGGCCCTCCGCCGGGAAACCGCCTACTTGAAGTAG
- a CDS encoding M20/M25/M40 family metallo-hydrolase — MVEGEEESGSARLESLLTEHRDRLGADLVVFSDTLTWRADHPAVCTSVRGMVMADLTVYGPHRDVHSGAASGPAPNAAVELARLLGRLHDDKGRITLPGFYDEVEEPSESRRAELADLPFSDQDWLDRSETRSVAGEAGYSVLERLWERPAAEIISLIAGDPVGISRSAIPAVANASVNIRTVSGQRVAGVADQLRRWVTDNLPDTVEYDLTVAEETGQEPYRTPGDLPALKALEAAMREGFGQAPGRMGNAGGGPAELLNRVLDAPVLFFGVGLPEDRWHDSDERVSVDMLVKGAATLAALWSRPDALR, encoded by the coding sequence CTGGTCGAGGGCGAGGAGGAGTCGGGTTCGGCACGGCTGGAGAGTCTGCTCACCGAGCACCGCGACCGGCTCGGCGCCGACCTGGTGGTCTTCTCCGACACCCTGACCTGGCGGGCCGATCATCCGGCCGTCTGCACCAGCGTCCGGGGCATGGTCATGGCCGACCTGACGGTCTACGGCCCCCATCGCGACGTGCACAGCGGTGCGGCGTCCGGACCCGCACCGAACGCCGCCGTGGAGCTGGCCCGCCTGCTCGGCCGGCTGCACGACGACAAGGGCCGGATCACGCTGCCCGGCTTCTACGACGAGGTGGAGGAGCCCTCCGAGAGCCGCCGCGCCGAGCTGGCTGACCTGCCGTTCAGCGATCAGGACTGGCTCGACCGCTCGGAGACCCGCAGCGTGGCCGGCGAGGCCGGCTACAGCGTGCTCGAGCGCCTCTGGGAACGCCCCGCCGCCGAGATCATCAGCCTGATCGCCGGTGATCCCGTCGGCATCTCCCGCTCGGCGATCCCCGCGGTGGCGAACGCGTCCGTGAACATCCGGACCGTTTCCGGCCAGCGGGTCGCCGGCGTCGCCGATCAGCTGCGGCGCTGGGTGACCGACAATCTCCCGGACACCGTCGAGTACGACCTGACCGTCGCCGAGGAGACGGGGCAGGAGCCGTACCGGACTCCGGGCGACCTGCCGGCGCTGAAGGCGCTGGAGGCGGCGATGCGGGAAGGTTTCGGGCAGGCGCCGGGCCGGATGGGTAACGCCGGCGGCGGCCCGGCCGAACTCCTCAACCGGGTCCTCGACGCCCCGGTCCTGTTCTTCGGCGTCGGCCTGCCCGAGGACCGCTGGCACGACAGCGACGAACGCGTGTCCGTGGACATGCTGGTCAAGGGGGCCGCGACCCTGGCTGCACTGTGGTCACGGCCGGACGCGCTCAGGTGA
- a CDS encoding glutamate-cysteine ligase family protein, with protein sequence MISLTEPAAERLVADHAFAPGLPGFVGLAVDLLLDQPGLPPPVAGSLRHRPRLRHGFLTSRSERVLVVSGPPSPGLESSAARMTEDLPLALRVISGHQLAVLQEATDVVDPSAAGTATFATASAGLRVGLEAGLDAAGPYGLARRWHLANAVAPVLAAAFANSPLRLGRPTGWRSVRQALRRDLTPAPADADPRATWTALVMDSPVLGGPARTFREWAQSGPGDRPTITDLTRHLATVRPPVAARRYLEIDVADRQPGAGWRVPLAVTAALLDDPYAAAEAECATRALTGTPRLWERAARDGLTDPALGAAARECFVAAYGALARQGVSRDLRDAVADFLERYVLRGRCPADDVLDRATARP encoded by the coding sequence GTGATCTCGCTGACCGAGCCGGCCGCGGAGCGCCTCGTCGCCGACCATGCGTTCGCGCCCGGGCTGCCGGGCTTCGTCGGGCTCGCCGTCGACCTGCTGCTGGACCAGCCGGGTCTGCCGCCTCCCGTGGCCGGCTCGCTGCGGCACCGCCCTCGCCTGCGGCACGGCTTCCTCACCTCACGGTCGGAACGTGTCCTCGTGGTCAGCGGGCCGCCGTCACCCGGCCTCGAGTCGAGCGCCGCCCGGATGACCGAGGACCTCCCGCTCGCCCTGCGGGTGATCAGCGGGCACCAGCTCGCCGTGCTGCAGGAGGCCACCGACGTGGTAGACCCGTCCGCGGCCGGCACCGCCACCTTCGCCACGGCGAGCGCGGGCCTCCGGGTCGGCCTCGAGGCGGGACTCGACGCCGCGGGCCCGTACGGCCTGGCCCGGCGCTGGCACCTGGCCAACGCCGTCGCACCCGTGCTGGCCGCGGCGTTCGCCAACTCCCCGCTGCGGCTGGGGCGGCCCACCGGCTGGCGCAGCGTCCGCCAGGCCCTGCGTCGCGACCTGACACCCGCACCCGCCGACGCCGATCCGCGTGCGACCTGGACAGCCCTGGTCATGGACTCCCCCGTCCTGGGCGGACCGGCCCGCACCTTCCGCGAGTGGGCGCAGTCCGGACCCGGTGACCGGCCCACCATCACCGACCTGACCCGGCACCTCGCTACGGTGCGCCCGCCCGTCGCCGCACGGCGGTACCTGGAGATCGACGTCGCCGACCGCCAGCCCGGCGCCGGCTGGCGGGTGCCGCTCGCGGTCACCGCTGCGCTGCTGGACGACCCGTACGCCGCCGCCGAAGCCGAGTGCGCGACCCGTGCCCTGACCGGCACACCACGACTGTGGGAGCGGGCGGCGCGTGACGGGCTGACCGATCCGGCGCTCGGGGCGGCTGCCCGGGAGTGTTTTGTGGCCGCGTACGGTGCGCTGGCCCGGCAGGGTGTCTCCCGCGACCTGCGTGATGCGGTCGCGGACTTCCTCGAACGCTACGTGCTGCGCGGCCGATGTCCCGCCGACGACGTGCTGGACCGGGCCACCGCACGTCCCTGA